In one Dreissena polymorpha isolate Duluth1 chromosome 7, UMN_Dpol_1.0, whole genome shotgun sequence genomic region, the following are encoded:
- the LOC127839914 gene encoding uncharacterized protein LOC127839914: MGNDLGANLSIDEIDRTHRLGPRKQVGSKPRDIIIKFVSYRAQLYNVRTSAKKTDPYKKVYVNEALTRYRSEIFYDARKLASDKLVEGAWTHDGQVLVRDFKRVIHRIDKPEQITELRAKSTSYASVAASK, encoded by the coding sequence ATGGGGAACGACCTAGGCGCAAACCTTTCTATTGATGAGATCGATCGCACTCATCGCCTAGGACCTCGCAAACAAGTGGGATCAAAACCAAGGGATATCATCATTAAATTCGTATCCTACAGGGCCCAGCTCTACAACGTGAGAACAAGTGCGAAAAAAACTGACCCTTACAAGAAAGTCTATGTAAACGAGGCGCTCACGAGATACCGCAGCGAGATTTTCTACGATGCTCGCAAGCTGGCTTCAGACAAACTCGTAGAGGGTGCGTGGACGCATGACGGGCAAGTGTTGGTCCGTGATTTTAAGCGGGTCATCCACCGAATAGACAAACCCGAGCAGATCACTGAGCTCCGCGCCAAATCCACATCGTATGCGTCTGTTGCAGCTAGCAAGTAG